From the Leptotrichia sp. oral taxon 221 genome, one window contains:
- a CDS encoding FAD-I family protein, giving the protein MKKIIGMAALSVLVVSQLSFSAGKSNTDAAVQRLLKVAKQRQAEQAVEVTPVEVTGTTTTGTAPRVKRVNSKKAEIKAMKAKEKNMTESEKMDVEIQRIKKRVTQINNNIDTFNKNNEILEKMEQRLDQIQDKMK; this is encoded by the coding sequence ATGAAAAAAATTATCGGAATGGCAGCATTATCAGTATTAGTAGTAAGTCAATTATCATTTTCAGCAGGAAAATCAAATACTGATGCAGCAGTACAAAGATTACTAAAAGTAGCAAAACAAAGACAAGCTGAGCAAGCAGTAGAAGTAACTCCAGTAGAAGTGACTGGAACTACAACAACTGGTACAGCACCTAGAGTAAAAAGAGTAAATTCTAAAAAAGCAGAAATAAAAGCAATGAAAGCTAAAGAAAAAAATATGACTGAAAGTGAAAAAATGGATGTAGAAATCCAAAGAATCAAAAAAAGAGTAACACAAATCAACAATAACATAGATACATTTAACAAAAATAATGAAATCTTGGAAAAAATGGAACAAAGATTAGATCAAATTCAAGATAAAATGAAATAA
- a CDS encoding OmpA family protein, with the protein MVRKSTVIGLLAMLLVSAPVMARKLTTTQMRENTIRINALELEEEGAEAVKVEPKEEVVVLDAGKLNFDFDKDIVKERYFELLRNVKAYAEQKNYAIRIIGHTDSKGSDEYNMKLGMRRAISVRNKLVEFGLDPARVIGVDSMGEREPVATNETDEGRFENRRIEFQFSPFQGQ; encoded by the coding sequence ATGGTTAGAAAATCAACAGTAATCGGATTATTAGCAATGTTGTTAGTTTCTGCACCAGTAATGGCTAGAAAATTAACAACTACTCAAATGAGAGAAAATACAATTAGAATTAATGCTTTGGAACTTGAAGAAGAAGGAGCAGAAGCAGTAAAAGTTGAACCTAAAGAAGAAGTTGTTGTATTAGATGCAGGTAAATTGAATTTTGACTTCGATAAAGATATAGTAAAAGAAAGATACTTCGAATTGTTAAGAAATGTTAAAGCATATGCGGAACAAAAAAATTATGCAATTAGAATTATTGGACATACAGATTCTAAAGGTTCTGACGAATACAATATGAAACTTGGTATGAGAAGGGCAATTAGCGTAAGAAATAAATTAGTTGAATTCGGATTGGATCCAGCTAGAGTTATTGGAGTTGACTCAATGGGAGAAAGAGAACCAGTTGCTACAAATGAAACTGACGAAGGAAGATTTGAAAACAGAAGAATTGAATTCCAATTCTCACCTTTCCAAGGTCAATAA
- a CDS encoding tRNA1(Val) (adenine(37)-N6)-methyltransferase, translated as MKKTGEETRTTLKDMEIIQRNDFQNFTLDSVLLADFVKINRKTKKILDIGTGCGIISLLLAKKSQAKIVGIEIQEIMSEIAKKNINNNGVKNQVEILSDDIKNFKKLFKRDEFDAIVTNPPYFEFTGDLNQINDLDQLSRARHNIDLTLEDIIEATSYLLKNMGSFSLVFRSDRLVEVILLLKKYNLEPKRMKNCYTKYGNDAKICLLEAVKDAKKGFKIEEAIYIYDENNEKTDYVKSLYGQ; from the coding sequence ATGAAGAAAACAGGAGAAGAAACGAGAACAACATTAAAAGATATGGAAATTATTCAAAGAAATGATTTTCAAAATTTTACTTTAGATTCGGTTTTACTAGCAGATTTTGTTAAAATTAATCGAAAAACGAAAAAAATATTAGATATTGGGACTGGATGTGGAATAATTTCATTATTATTAGCAAAAAAATCACAAGCAAAAATAGTTGGAATTGAAATACAGGAAATTATGTCAGAAATTGCTAAAAAAAATATCAATAACAATGGTGTAAAAAATCAAGTAGAAATATTGTCTGATGATATAAAAAATTTCAAAAAATTATTCAAAAGAGATGAATTTGATGCGATTGTCACAAATCCTCCATATTTTGAATTTACAGGAGATTTGAATCAGATAAATGATTTAGACCAATTAAGTCGAGCAAGACACAATATTGACTTAACTTTGGAGGATATTATAGAAGCTACAAGTTATTTGTTGAAAAATATGGGAAGTTTTTCATTAGTATTTCGAAGTGATAGGCTAGTTGAAGTAATTTTACTTCTAAAAAAATATAATCTAGAACCAAAACGAATGAAAAATTGTTACACGAAATACGGAAATGACGCTAAAATTTGTCTATTGGAAGCGGTAAAAGATGCCAAAAAAGGCTTTAAAATAGAGGAAGCAATATACATTTATGATGAGAATAATGAGAAAACGGATTATGTAAAATCATTATATGGACAGTAA